The following are encoded in a window of Rhodothermus bifroesti genomic DNA:
- a CDS encoding class II fumarate hydratase produces MPSYRIERDSLGEVRVPADALYGAQTQRAVENFPISGIRFPRRFIEALGIIKLAAARANRALGLLAADKAEAIEKAALRVISGELDDQFVVDVFQTGSGTSTNMNANEVIANLATELLGGQRGSKLVHPNDDVNMSQSSNDVIPTAMHIAARVALENELIPALLRLRAALQEKAVQFDDVLKSGRTHLMDATPVRLGQEFSGYAAQIDHAIRRLRTASHELAELALGGTATGTGINRHPDFPPRAIEHISDLTGLPFREAENHFEAQGSKDAYVSVSGALNTLAVALMKIANDIRWLASGPTSGLAEIRLPAVQPGSSIMPGKVNPVHNEALMMICARVMGNHLTVTIGGQHGNFELNTMMPVMAYALLESIQLLTNGCEVFRTKCIEGIEADRERCRELLERNPSIATALNPILGYDKAAEVAKRAARERKSVREVVKEMGLLSDEELDRVLNVREMTEPGIPGK; encoded by the coding sequence ATGCCAAGCTACCGCATTGAACGCGATTCGCTGGGCGAAGTGCGCGTCCCAGCCGATGCGCTTTACGGCGCCCAAACCCAACGGGCCGTAGAAAACTTTCCAATTAGCGGAATACGCTTTCCGCGCCGGTTCATTGAAGCCCTGGGGATTATCAAACTAGCAGCAGCCCGAGCTAACCGAGCGCTGGGTCTGTTGGCAGCTGACAAAGCTGAAGCTATCGAAAAAGCGGCGTTACGCGTCATCAGTGGCGAGCTCGATGATCAGTTTGTGGTCGATGTGTTTCAAACCGGTAGTGGGACCTCGACCAACATGAATGCTAATGAAGTGATCGCCAACTTGGCTACTGAACTGCTCGGGGGGCAGCGGGGCAGCAAGCTCGTTCACCCCAACGATGACGTCAACATGTCGCAATCATCAAACGACGTCATTCCTACTGCCATGCACATTGCGGCCCGTGTCGCACTGGAAAATGAACTGATCCCGGCATTGTTGCGCTTGCGGGCCGCCCTTCAAGAAAAAGCCGTACAGTTCGACGACGTGCTGAAAAGTGGCCGCACCCACTTAATGGATGCGACCCCGGTGCGTCTAGGCCAAGAATTTAGTGGCTATGCGGCCCAGATTGACCATGCCATTCGTCGGCTACGCACCGCCTCGCACGAACTGGCCGAGCTGGCTTTAGGCGGCACCGCAACAGGCACCGGCATTAACCGGCATCCCGACTTTCCCCCACGGGCTATAGAACACATCAGTGACCTAACAGGCCTGCCCTTTCGCGAAGCAGAAAATCATTTCGAGGCGCAAGGCAGCAAAGACGCCTATGTCTCGGTCTCAGGCGCACTGAACACGCTAGCCGTAGCGCTCATGAAAATCGCCAACGACATTCGCTGGCTGGCCAGCGGTCCTACCAGTGGATTGGCAGAAATCCGGCTGCCGGCTGTGCAGCCTGGCTCGTCGATCATGCCCGGAAAAGTCAATCCGGTGCACAACGAAGCCTTAATGATGATCTGCGCCCGCGTTATGGGCAACCACCTAACCGTTACCATCGGTGGCCAGCACGGCAACTTTGAGCTGAACACGATGATGCCTGTCATGGCCTATGCCTTGCTCGAAAGCATCCAGCTTTTGACAAATGGTTGCGAAGTTTTTCGCACTAAGTGCATCGAAGGTATTGAAGCGGATCGCGAACGCTGCCGCGAGTTGCTTGAACGTAATCCTTCTATTGCGACGGCCCTGAATCCTATCCTTGGTTACGACAAGGCCGCCGAGGTGGCCAAACGTGCAGCTCGGGAGCGCAAGTCGGTCCGTGAAGTGGTCAAGGAAATGGGCCTGTTGTCTGATGAAGAACTCGACCGCGTGTTGAATGTCCGTGAAATGACCGAGCCTGGCATTCCAGGTAAATAG
- the panC gene encoding pantoate--beta-alanine ligase — MEVIQTVAAMQAHAEARRREGRRLALVPTMGALHEGHLTLVSAARCHADHVTVSIFVNPTQFGPGEDYARYPRQLARDVAALEALGVDVVFAPSVAEMYPEGPEANLTWVYVERLDAHLCGRYRPGHFRGVTTVVAKLFNICKPHVAVFGLKDAQQFQIIRRMVRDLHYDIELIGVPTVRAADGLALSSRNAYLTPEERTQAVVLSQAIEAAQQAIRQGEQRVEAIVEAMRQTLARAPLARVQYAEVVDAETLQPVDRIMPGQQVLIGVAVFFGQTRLIDSAFVEVP, encoded by the coding sequence ATGGAAGTGATTCAGACCGTGGCAGCCATGCAAGCCCATGCCGAAGCGCGGCGACGCGAAGGACGCCGGCTGGCTTTGGTGCCTACGATGGGCGCGTTGCACGAGGGCCACTTGACCCTAGTAAGCGCGGCTCGCTGCCATGCCGACCACGTCACCGTATCGATCTTCGTCAATCCCACGCAGTTTGGGCCTGGTGAAGATTACGCGCGCTATCCACGCCAGTTAGCACGTGATGTGGCTGCCTTAGAGGCGTTAGGTGTGGATGTGGTATTTGCTCCTTCGGTTGCTGAGATGTATCCCGAAGGGCCCGAGGCAAACCTCACTTGGGTCTATGTGGAACGGCTCGATGCGCACCTATGCGGTCGCTACCGGCCTGGGCATTTCCGAGGGGTGACAACGGTCGTGGCCAAGCTCTTTAACATTTGTAAGCCCCATGTAGCCGTTTTTGGGCTTAAAGACGCCCAGCAATTTCAAATTATCCGACGTATGGTGCGCGACCTGCACTACGATATCGAACTGATCGGTGTGCCAACGGTGCGGGCTGCAGATGGTCTGGCGCTCTCGTCGCGCAATGCGTACCTAACGCCAGAAGAACGAACGCAAGCAGTGGTGCTCTCGCAAGCCATTGAGGCTGCCCAGCAGGCTATTCGTCAAGGGGAACAGCGGGTAGAGGCTATTGTTGAAGCCATGCGTCAAACGTTGGCACGTGCGCCATTAGCACGCGTGCAATATGCTGAGGTGGTCGATGCGGAGACGCTCCAGCCAGTTGACCGCATCATGCCCGGACAGCAGGTGTTGATAGGTGTTGCTGTATTTTTTGGACAAACCCGCCTGATCGACAGTGCGTTTGTTGAGGTCCCTTAA
- the panD gene encoding aspartate 1-decarboxylase — protein sequence MTITMFRAKLHGLRVTDADLYYEGSITIDEELLELAGILPYEKVQVVNVNNGDRLETYTIPGRRGSRIVCLNGPAARRAVRGDQVLVIAYAQMTPEEAQQHRARVVLVSEQNEPQQILEYAVSPSTVVENGARV from the coding sequence ATGACGATCACCATGTTTCGCGCGAAGCTGCATGGGCTTCGCGTCACCGATGCGGATCTGTATTATGAGGGATCAATTACCATCGACGAAGAGCTCTTGGAACTAGCGGGCATTCTGCCCTACGAGAAGGTACAGGTCGTCAACGTAAACAACGGGGATCGTCTAGAAACGTACACGATTCCTGGTAGGCGAGGGAGCCGGATCGTCTGCCTAAATGGTCCAGCTGCCCGTAGAGCGGTACGAGGCGACCAGGTGTTGGTGATCGCGTATGCCCAAATGACCCCTGAAGAAGCACAGCAGCATCGGGCCCGTGTGGTGCTTGTGAGTGAACAGAACGAACCCCAGCAGATCTTGGAGTATGCCGTGTCGCCTTCTACAGTGGTTGAAAACGGGGCTAGGGTATGA
- a CDS encoding WG repeat-containing protein produces MRRGVFFGLFLLVSYSGLYAQSQVLLPVATPDGYGFVTSEGQLAITPQFERVLPFAEGRAGAQLDGRWGFVDTTGRWIVLPKYDHVFSYQNGYARVQLGERWGFVDSQGQEIIPPRYVAARDFAQGLAPVGFAQKLLVVMRRTRWGFVNSTGELVIPPQFTQALSFSEGLAAVETGEQTLFVTTERRWGFIDSTGRWVIPPRYSSARSFSEGLALVREGGRTLFIDKQGNVVLEVPYRQVFSFAEGRARVSDGTAWGFIDRTGALVIPLRYEQALDFSEGLAAVRIGGRWGYINPEGDLVIPARYEQARPFTQGRALVVEQGRLTYIDPVGRVYWQAGTP; encoded by the coding sequence ATGAGACGAGGTGTGTTTTTCGGACTCTTCCTATTGGTTAGCTACAGTGGGCTTTATGCGCAGTCGCAGGTGCTTTTGCCGGTAGCCACGCCCGACGGATACGGCTTTGTGACCAGCGAAGGCCAGCTCGCCATTACGCCCCAGTTTGAACGTGTGCTGCCTTTTGCTGAAGGGCGCGCTGGTGCGCAACTGGACGGTCGATGGGGGTTTGTTGATACGACGGGCCGGTGGATTGTTTTGCCTAAATACGATCATGTTTTTTCCTATCAAAATGGCTATGCGCGCGTGCAGCTAGGGGAGCGCTGGGGTTTTGTCGATAGCCAAGGTCAGGAAATCATCCCACCGCGGTATGTGGCTGCGCGTGACTTTGCTCAAGGCCTGGCGCCGGTGGGATTTGCCCAAAAGCTACTTGTTGTCATGCGGCGTACGCGCTGGGGCTTTGTCAACAGCACGGGTGAACTGGTGATTCCGCCCCAGTTTACGCAGGCGTTATCGTTTAGCGAAGGGCTGGCTGCAGTTGAAACGGGCGAGCAAACGCTTTTTGTGACTACCGAACGTCGATGGGGGTTTATAGATAGCACAGGTCGTTGGGTCATTCCCCCCCGCTACAGCTCAGCACGGAGTTTTTCGGAAGGGTTAGCGCTGGTGCGCGAAGGTGGTCGCACGCTGTTTATCGATAAGCAGGGTAATGTTGTGCTGGAGGTCCCTTACCGACAGGTGTTTAGCTTTGCTGAGGGCAGGGCCCGGGTTTCCGACGGCACCGCATGGGGATTTATTGATCGCACCGGCGCGTTGGTCATTCCGCTGCGCTATGAGCAGGCGCTAGATTTTTCCGAAGGGCTGGCCGCCGTGCGTATAGGAGGGCGGTGGGGCTACATCAATCCAGAGGGAGATCTTGTCATTCCAGCTCGTTATGAACAGGCACGTCCTTTTACCCAAGGGCGAGCGCTTGTCGTCGAACAGGGGAGGTTGACCTATATCGATCCTGTGGGGAGGGTCTACTGGCAAGCTGGCACCCCTTGA
- a CDS encoding 3-hydroxyacyl-CoA dehydrogenase family protein: protein MEISTVAVIGAGTMGRGIAQVAAVHGLTVRLVDTSEAVLQQAFQTIEHHLQRQLNKSLITLEQVEAARKRITCLTDIAAAVADVELVIEAVPEDPTLKGQLFAALDAQAPAHAILASNTSSISITWLGTRTRRPEQVIGMHFFNPVPVMRLVEIVRGLKTSQATFEAVAALAQRLDKVPVAVQDAPGFVSNRVLMPMINEAVYCVMEGVASVEDVDRVMQLGMAHPMGPLALADLIGLDVCLAILEVLHRELGEDKYRPCPLLRKMVAAGYLGRKTGRGFYEYPAA from the coding sequence ATGGAGATTTCGACGGTTGCCGTTATCGGGGCGGGTACCATGGGACGCGGCATTGCCCAGGTGGCGGCTGTGCATGGGCTTACTGTGCGACTCGTCGATACGTCTGAAGCAGTGCTGCAGCAGGCATTTCAAACTATCGAGCACCACTTGCAACGCCAGCTGAACAAATCGCTCATCACGCTCGAGCAGGTCGAGGCTGCACGCAAGCGGATCACCTGCTTGACCGATATCGCGGCGGCAGTGGCTGATGTAGAACTGGTTATCGAAGCTGTACCTGAAGACCCTACGTTGAAAGGGCAGTTGTTTGCTGCATTGGATGCGCAGGCACCGGCACATGCTATTTTAGCCTCCAATACGTCCTCGATTTCCATTACTTGGTTGGGTACCCGCACTCGGCGTCCAGAGCAGGTGATCGGCATGCATTTTTTTAATCCGGTGCCGGTAATGCGCCTTGTAGAAATTGTACGCGGCTTGAAGACCAGTCAAGCGACGTTTGAGGCGGTAGCAGCTTTAGCGCAACGGCTGGATAAGGTTCCCGTTGCGGTGCAGGATGCCCCTGGTTTCGTCTCTAATCGTGTGCTTATGCCCATGATCAACGAGGCGGTCTATTGTGTGATGGAAGGGGTGGCTTCGGTTGAAGACGTTGATCGGGTGATGCAACTGGGCATGGCGCACCCGATGGGACCGCTAGCGTTGGCCGACTTGATTGGGTTAGATGTATGCCTGGCTATTTTGGAGGTGCTCCATCGCGAGCTGGGTGAGGATAAGTACCGCCCATGCCCCTTGCTACGCAAGATGGTGGCTGCTGGGTACTTAGGGCGCAAAACTGGGCGGGGTTTTTATGAATATCCTGCGGCTTAG
- a CDS encoding PhoH family protein: MAEKRLVIEHADPVLLFGLGDVYLRKLEAAFPETQIIARGNQLILRGESETLACIERAVRELIVVLNRNGQLLERDVDTVLALFTAGDGAGLAETVLDDVILFTPSGTPVRAKTPNQRKLVEMARKNDIVFAIGPAGTGKTYTAVALAVAALKARQVKRIVLSRPAVEAGERLGFLPGDFREKIDPYLRPLYDALEDMLPRERLRALMEQNVVEIVPLAYMRGRTLNSAFVILDEAQNATTQQMKMFLTRLGANSRAIVTGDITQTDLPSPERSGLVEVRHVLEGIEGIGFVYFDREDVVRHRLVKDIIEAYERFAQREQNGNGRTTVTTGGQNTGSAAAPSPQ, translated from the coding sequence TTGGCGGAAAAGCGACTGGTGATTGAGCACGCCGACCCGGTCTTGCTCTTTGGGTTAGGCGACGTTTATCTACGCAAGCTCGAGGCTGCCTTCCCGGAAACGCAGATCATTGCTCGAGGGAACCAGCTTATTCTGCGCGGTGAAAGCGAAACGTTAGCGTGCATCGAAAGGGCTGTACGCGAGCTCATCGTGGTCCTCAACCGAAACGGCCAGCTGTTGGAACGGGACGTCGACACCGTCTTGGCCCTATTTACTGCCGGTGATGGGGCAGGCCTAGCTGAAACAGTCCTTGACGATGTCATCCTCTTTACGCCCAGTGGAACGCCCGTGCGGGCCAAAACACCTAACCAACGAAAGCTGGTCGAAATGGCCCGGAAAAACGACATTGTGTTTGCCATCGGACCTGCCGGTACAGGCAAAACCTACACCGCTGTAGCCCTGGCGGTTGCAGCCCTGAAAGCGCGACAGGTTAAGCGTATTGTGCTCTCGCGCCCAGCCGTAGAGGCGGGAGAACGGCTGGGCTTCCTACCCGGTGATTTCCGGGAAAAAATTGATCCTTACCTGCGCCCACTTTACGATGCTCTAGAAGACATGTTACCGCGCGAGCGCCTGCGGGCGCTTATGGAGCAGAACGTGGTGGAAATCGTGCCGTTGGCTTACATGCGCGGCCGCACGCTCAACTCGGCCTTCGTCATCTTAGACGAAGCGCAAAATGCCACCACGCAACAAATGAAGATGTTCTTGACCCGTCTAGGTGCCAATAGCCGCGCTATCGTTACAGGCGATATTACCCAAACCGATCTTCCTAGCCCTGAACGCAGCGGCTTAGTGGAAGTCCGCCACGTCCTCGAGGGTATCGAGGGCATTGGGTTTGTCTATTTCGACCGAGAAGACGTGGTACGCCACCGTCTGGTAAAAGACATCATCGAAGCCTACGAGCGCTTTGCCCAACGCGAACAAAACGGCAATGGGCGTACGACGGTTACGACAGGTGGACAAAATACAGGGTCAGCAGCAGCGCCATCACCACAATAA
- the dapF gene encoding diaminopimelate epimerase produces MATPLILEFTKMNGAGNDFIVIDNRFYVFSDEELSALARRYCPRRVGIGADGLLALNAPQQEGVHYRMRYFNADGSQGTMCGNGARCLARFARMAGLKAAPLWFETDAGLYHVDVPDDPQAPVRLYVPPPQHYTPRPALETSLPETIEAAAFIWTGTEHLVCFVPSVQAVDVAYWGLQLRHDPALQPRGANVNFVEVLSKSAVRVRTFEKGVEAETLACGTGALAAALVAWQQQRVEQLPIAVHMPGGVLTVGVDPTAQHGFFLEGPAVVVYRGTVEVPMPLVP; encoded by the coding sequence ATGGCTACACCACTGATTCTGGAATTTACCAAAATGAATGGGGCGGGGAACGACTTTATCGTTATTGACAACCGGTTTTATGTGTTTTCGGATGAAGAGCTTTCAGCTTTAGCCCGGCGGTATTGTCCTCGGCGCGTAGGCATTGGAGCCGACGGCTTGTTGGCGCTCAACGCTCCTCAGCAGGAAGGCGTGCACTATCGCATGCGGTATTTCAATGCGGATGGCAGCCAAGGAACCATGTGTGGGAATGGGGCGCGTTGTCTGGCACGCTTTGCGCGCATGGCAGGCCTAAAAGCTGCGCCGTTGTGGTTTGAGACCGATGCCGGTTTGTACCATGTTGACGTGCCCGACGATCCACAGGCGCCCGTTCGGCTATACGTTCCCCCCCCACAGCACTATACCCCTAGGCCGGCCTTGGAGACCTCGCTGCCAGAGACGATTGAGGCTGCCGCGTTCATTTGGACGGGTACCGAGCACTTGGTGTGTTTTGTGCCATCGGTGCAAGCTGTCGATGTGGCCTATTGGGGCTTGCAGCTTCGGCACGATCCGGCACTGCAACCTCGTGGAGCAAACGTAAACTTTGTGGAAGTACTCAGCAAAAGTGCCGTGCGCGTGCGCACCTTCGAAAAGGGGGTTGAGGCCGAAACGCTCGCCTGCGGCACAGGGGCACTGGCAGCTGCGCTGGTAGCCTGGCAGCAGCAGCGCGTGGAGCAGTTGCCCATTGCCGTACACATGCCTGGCGGCGTGCTCACGGTAGGGGTTGATCCAACAGCGCAGCATGGCTTCTTTCTGGAAGGGCCAGCGGTTGTGGTCTATCGCGGAACAGTGGAAGTGCCTATGCCCTTGGTGCCATAA
- a CDS encoding peptidylprolyl isomerase — MGIMNKLREQTGVILWILVISFGIIWVLQDTGAFDVIGRTGDTIAEVNGEPISYQEYARAVEAQLQAFQQQTGESPTPQLTDLIREQVFNALIEERLREQAMKKLGIRVTDDEVVQMVLGENPHPIIKAYFGDENGNVNRALLQNFIDNPAAREDWIRLEEYLRAERGRQKLEQLLLATVRVSDQEVEEEYRRRTLRADAHYIALRYAEVPDDSVSVSDSDLRRYYNAHREDFKRKRTYLVSYASLPKTPTAEDTAQVLNELNQLKTRFAEAENDSLFLVRYASERPYTDAFFRRDELDEAIGEAVFGHLEPGAVVGPVISGNQAHLIKIRAVRPSNEVVVRARHILLQAPEGDAAARERARQEALALKRQLEQGADFATLAREHSDDPGSANRGGDLGWFGRGRMVEPFEKAAFEAPLGRVVGPVETRFGYHLIQVTGRAQQEVQLADLALPLTPSLATLNRIQERMEDLAYYASESGDFRAEAQRLGLQVQDMRIEEGQQIIPGIGQSRAIQNFLADARKGAVSPVIELDDRFIVLHLVRIEPEGYRSFEEVREELRPRVLLEKKKEIQVARLRRALAQHGFDGLASALGTSVQTITQLSYTQTILPGLGREPRFVGTVFGLQEGQTSDVVAGENAAFVVQLTQLYEPPPLTEAMRNQIRQQLLNQRRQQVLSQWTAALREQAEIKDHRRRFEL; from the coding sequence ATGGGCATCATGAACAAACTCCGGGAGCAGACCGGAGTCATTTTGTGGATTTTGGTGATTTCTTTCGGCATCATCTGGGTACTGCAGGATACAGGGGCCTTTGACGTGATCGGCCGCACCGGCGACACTATTGCTGAAGTCAACGGTGAACCCATCTCGTATCAAGAATACGCTCGCGCTGTCGAAGCGCAACTGCAAGCCTTCCAGCAACAGACCGGAGAGTCACCTACCCCCCAGCTTACTGACCTCATCCGGGAGCAGGTCTTCAACGCCCTGATCGAAGAGCGGCTGCGCGAGCAGGCCATGAAAAAGCTGGGCATCCGCGTAACCGACGACGAGGTTGTACAGATGGTGCTGGGAGAAAATCCCCACCCCATCATTAAGGCCTACTTTGGCGATGAAAATGGCAATGTCAACCGCGCCCTGCTCCAGAACTTTATTGACAACCCGGCTGCCCGAGAAGACTGGATCCGATTGGAAGAATACCTAAGGGCTGAGCGGGGTCGGCAAAAACTGGAGCAACTGCTCTTGGCAACCGTTCGCGTCTCTGATCAAGAAGTCGAAGAAGAATACCGGCGACGCACGCTTCGCGCCGATGCCCACTACATTGCCTTACGCTATGCTGAAGTGCCTGACGATTCGGTCTCGGTGTCCGATAGCGACCTACGCCGCTACTACAACGCACACCGAGAAGACTTCAAGCGAAAGCGTACGTATTTGGTGAGCTATGCCAGCTTGCCCAAAACGCCCACAGCCGAGGATACAGCACAGGTACTAAATGAGCTCAATCAGCTTAAAACGCGCTTTGCTGAAGCAGAAAACGACTCACTCTTTTTGGTCCGCTATGCTTCGGAGCGGCCCTACACCGATGCGTTTTTCCGGCGTGATGAGCTCGACGAAGCAATCGGCGAAGCGGTTTTTGGCCATTTGGAACCGGGCGCTGTCGTTGGTCCAGTGATTTCCGGAAATCAGGCCCATCTGATTAAGATTCGTGCAGTGCGCCCCTCGAACGAAGTGGTCGTTCGCGCCCGCCACATTTTACTACAAGCACCGGAAGGGGATGCTGCAGCGCGTGAGCGCGCTCGCCAAGAAGCTTTAGCGCTCAAGCGCCAGCTGGAGCAAGGTGCCGATTTTGCAACGCTAGCCCGTGAGCACTCCGATGATCCAGGCAGTGCCAACCGTGGTGGCGACCTAGGATGGTTTGGCCGCGGGCGTATGGTGGAGCCCTTTGAAAAGGCTGCCTTTGAGGCCCCCTTAGGACGGGTGGTCGGCCCGGTCGAAACCCGCTTTGGCTACCACCTCATTCAAGTAACCGGTCGCGCTCAGCAGGAAGTGCAACTGGCCGATTTAGCGCTCCCCCTTACCCCTTCGCTGGCCACGCTCAACCGCATTCAAGAGCGCATGGAAGACCTGGCCTACTATGCCAGCGAGTCTGGCGATTTCCGTGCTGAAGCCCAACGCTTAGGGTTGCAAGTGCAGGACATGCGCATCGAGGAGGGCCAGCAAATTATCCCGGGTATTGGTCAAAGCCGAGCCATACAAAACTTTTTGGCCGATGCCCGCAAAGGAGCCGTCAGCCCAGTTATCGAGCTAGACGACCGGTTTATCGTGCTGCATCTCGTTCGCATAGAACCTGAAGGCTACCGCTCCTTTGAGGAAGTGCGCGAAGAGCTGCGGCCGCGCGTTTTACTGGAAAAGAAAAAGGAAATTCAGGTGGCGCGCTTGCGCCGGGCCCTTGCCCAACACGGGTTTGATGGACTGGCCAGTGCCCTGGGCACGAGCGTACAAACCATTACCCAGCTGAGCTATACGCAAACGATCCTTCCAGGCCTAGGCCGTGAGCCCCGCTTTGTCGGGACCGTCTTTGGCCTTCAGGAAGGACAAACCTCAGACGTTGTCGCGGGGGAAAATGCAGCTTTTGTAGTACAGCTCACGCAGCTTTATGAACCCCCTCCACTGACCGAAGCCATGCGAAACCAAATTCGCCAGCAATTGCTTAATCAGCGCCGGCAACAGGTACTCAGTCAGTGGACAGCTGCTTTGCGTGAACAAGCAGAGATTAAAGACCACCGGCGCCGCTTCGAGTTGTAA
- a CDS encoding sigma-70 family RNA polymerase sigma factor, giving the protein MGTDLQRLAEQHAADPSPANREAVVLAAVPLVRALVGRLSIPDHPLVTREDLENVGLMGLLQALDSYDPSRGTPFASYAYGRIRGALVDYLRSIDALPRERRRKLAELQQALESLRQLLGGEPEDQDVADYLGISLNEYYALLSDAQCRYALSLQDTLNDEGEQAVLETIPNEEAEQAFETIDRKSLIEYVASLIKKLPEREQNILALYYYENLTLREIAQLMGLTEARISQILGKTLVMLRTHIQRIHPRVA; this is encoded by the coding sequence ATGGGCACGGATCTGCAGCGCCTTGCCGAGCAACACGCCGCTGACCCTTCGCCGGCTAACCGTGAAGCCGTCGTGCTGGCGGCCGTCCCCTTAGTACGGGCATTGGTCGGCCGGCTGAGCATCCCTGACCATCCGCTGGTCACCCGTGAAGACCTGGAAAATGTAGGGCTCATGGGGTTGCTCCAAGCACTCGACAGCTACGACCCCAGCCGCGGCACCCCCTTTGCTTCCTATGCCTACGGCCGCATTCGCGGCGCGCTGGTCGATTACCTCCGTTCCATCGATGCCCTGCCCCGGGAGCGACGTCGCAAGCTGGCCGAGCTCCAACAGGCCCTTGAAAGCTTACGCCAACTGCTGGGCGGCGAGCCCGAAGACCAAGACGTGGCCGACTACCTAGGCATTTCACTCAACGAATACTATGCGCTGCTCTCCGACGCCCAGTGCCGCTATGCCCTTTCTTTGCAAGACACCCTCAACGATGAAGGTGAACAAGCTGTCCTGGAAACCATTCCCAATGAAGAAGCCGAGCAGGCTTTCGAAACTATCGATCGCAAATCGCTCATCGAATACGTCGCTTCGCTCATCAAAAAACTGCCTGAGCGCGAGCAAAACATCCTGGCCCTCTACTATTACGAAAACCTTACCCTGCGTGAGATTGCCCAGCTGATGGGACTCACCGAAGCCCGCATATCCCAGATTTTGGGAAAAACCTTAGTGATGCTCCGCACGCACATCCAACGCATCCACCCCCGCGTTGCCTGA
- a CDS encoding AAA family ATPase: MKRRSTVVAVVSGKGGVGKSVLAVNLAETLAMQGERVALVDVDFGQGACSILLNESPAASVLDLMRDQATLEDVLHPTSSGLTLVQAVTEAGQADGQQEELYATLDWLLKELRHNHTIVLLDAPAGTEGAVRWALDRADLGLLLLVGEPTAIADAYRLCKLLWQHAPHYPLSCVVNFADTEAEARSIADRFATLTQHFLHQTPTFLGWIPYATQIRRSVLMQQPAVQQPGPVRNAFERLAYALLHGKTTHAASCPTS, translated from the coding sequence ATGAAACGCCGTTCAACAGTTGTTGCTGTAGTCAGTGGAAAAGGAGGCGTAGGCAAAAGCGTTCTCGCCGTTAACCTAGCGGAAACGCTGGCTATGCAGGGCGAACGCGTAGCCCTAGTAGACGTCGATTTTGGCCAAGGTGCTTGTAGCATCCTGCTGAACGAATCCCCTGCAGCCAGTGTGCTAGACCTCATGCGGGACCAGGCCACCCTTGAAGACGTGCTGCATCCTACAAGCAGCGGCCTTACCCTGGTTCAGGCCGTGACCGAAGCCGGACAAGCAGATGGACAGCAGGAGGAGCTCTACGCCACGCTGGACTGGCTGCTAAAAGAACTGCGCCACAACCACACCATTGTGCTATTGGATGCCCCAGCTGGTACCGAAGGCGCAGTGCGCTGGGCCTTGGATCGCGCAGACCTGGGCTTGCTGCTGCTGGTGGGAGAACCAACCGCCATAGCCGATGCCTATCGACTATGCAAACTGCTGTGGCAGCACGCTCCCCACTATCCACTTAGCTGCGTCGTTAACTTTGCCGATACCGAAGCCGAAGCCCGCAGCATTGCCGATCGCTTCGCTACCCTAACGCAGCACTTCCTCCACCAAACCCCAACATTTCTAGGCTGGATACCCTACGCGACCCAGATCCGCCGCAGCGTGCTGATGCAGCAACCAGCCGTTCAACAGCCCGGACCCGTGCGTAACGCCTTTGAACGCTTAGCCTATGCCCTCCTTCACGGCAAAACGACCCACGCAGCCTCTTGCCCAACCTCCTAA